Proteins from a single region of Thermodesulfobacteriota bacterium:
- a CDS encoding DNA translocase FtsK, which yields MPGESSPKPSLKQEALAVIGFALALFLLAGLLSYTPEDPSFGQYNAGEARNWVGTVGAHVAALLFDAFGLAVFWLPVLPVIIALRLLKPEVVVRQVAYLVLGWLFLLVTTCNLFSLIWGPGRVTIFSTSYVAGGIVGEVMSRAFTMKLNKFGAYLVSVTFFILSLMMATGLSVYLLWHRTRDKMEVLTGKLKSANRARKAEPAKPGEKKEAPRIAEPVHSEKTEIVLPPVQEELPFMRSAGDFKLPPLSLLDVPLKEERERNKESLLANARLLENRLADFGVAGKVTEICPGPVITMYEFEPAAGVKINRVTSLADDLALALRAGNIRIVAPIPGKSVIGIEIPNTYRESVYLGEILESEVFSGAASKLTMALGKDIVGQPVVTDLAKMPHLLIAGATGAGKSVFLNATICSILFKSTPDQVRLLMIDPKRIELSAYGDIPHLLHPVVTEPKKATKALGWAVAEMERRYILLEEKKAKNIDKYNHNNDNPLPYIIIVIDELADLMLVSSHEVEEHITRLAQMARAAGIHLLVATQRPSVDVLTGVIKANFPTRISFQVSSKTDSRTILDTGGAENLLGAGDMLFLPPGTAKLQRIHGAYISEAEIMRVVDFLKGQKEPAYDETILEAGETEGEIEDGADYDEKYDEAVQLVLETRQASISMIQRRLRVGYNRAARMIETMEKEGIVGPPDGSKPREVLVHNLG from the coding sequence ATGCCTGGAGAATCATCCCCTAAACCATCTTTAAAGCAGGAGGCCCTGGCGGTCATCGGCTTTGCCTTAGCGCTCTTCCTGTTAGCCGGCCTTTTATCTTATACCCCGGAAGATCCCTCCTTTGGCCAATATAACGCAGGGGAGGCCCGCAACTGGGTTGGTACGGTTGGGGCTCATGTGGCGGCCCTGTTGTTTGATGCATTTGGGCTGGCCGTTTTCTGGCTGCCGGTCCTTCCGGTCATCATCGCCTTGCGCCTCCTGAAGCCGGAGGTCGTAGTCAGGCAGGTCGCCTATCTGGTATTGGGATGGCTTTTTCTGCTGGTCACCACGTGCAACCTCTTTTCCCTTATCTGGGGGCCGGGCCGGGTAACTATTTTTTCAACATCCTATGTCGCCGGTGGTATTGTGGGCGAGGTGATGTCCCGGGCTTTTACCATGAAATTAAACAAGTTTGGGGCATACCTGGTATCGGTCACCTTTTTTATCCTGTCTCTTATGATGGCTACCGGTCTCTCCGTCTATCTTTTATGGCATAGGACAAGGGATAAAATGGAAGTATTGACGGGGAAACTGAAATCAGCCAACAGGGCCAGAAAGGCAGAACCCGCTAAACCCGGTGAAAAAAAAGAGGCGCCGCGCATCGCGGAACCTGTGCACAGTGAGAAGACTGAGATAGTCTTGCCTCCGGTCCAGGAAGAGCTGCCATTTATGCGTTCGGCCGGTGATTTCAAACTGCCGCCCCTTTCCCTGCTCGATGTCCCGCTTAAAGAAGAGCGGGAAAGAAACAAGGAGAGTCTCCTGGCCAATGCCAGGCTCCTGGAGAACAGGCTGGCCGATTTTGGCGTTGCCGGTAAGGTGACGGAGATATGTCCGGGGCCGGTCATCACCATGTATGAATTCGAGCCGGCCGCCGGTGTGAAGATCAACCGGGTTACCTCATTAGCCGATGATCTGGCCCTGGCCCTGCGGGCCGGGAATATACGGATTGTTGCCCCGATACCGGGGAAATCGGTTATAGGGATTGAGATCCCCAATACCTACAGGGAATCGGTTTACCTGGGGGAAATCTTGGAAAGCGAGGTCTTTTCCGGCGCCGCATCGAAATTGACTATGGCCCTGGGCAAGGATATCGTCGGCCAGCCGGTAGTGACCGACCTGGCTAAAATGCCCCACCTTCTGATCGCCGGGGCCACCGGTGCGGGGAAGAGCGTATTTCTTAACGCCACCATCTGCAGCATCCTTTTTAAATCCACTCCGGACCAGGTGCGTCTCCTGATGATCGATCCCAAACGGATTGAGCTTTCGGCCTACGGGGATATACCGCACCTCCTGCACCCGGTAGTTACCGAGCCGAAGAAGGCTACAAAGGCATTGGGCTGGGCGGTGGCCGAGATGGAACGCCGGTACATACTGCTCGAAGAGAAAAAGGCCAAGAACATTGATAAGTACAACCATAATAATGATAATCCCCTTCCTTACATCATTATTGTAATCGATGAATTGGCCGACCTCATGCTCGTTTCCTCCCATGAGGTGGAGGAGCATATAACCCGTCTGGCTCAGATGGCCCGGGCCGCGGGTATTCACCTGCTGGTGGCTACTCAACGTCCTTCGGTGGATGTCCTGACCGGTGTGATCAAGGCCAATTTCCCGACGCGTATTTCCTTCCAGGTTTCATCCAAGACAGATTCGCGGACTATTCTGGATACCGGCGGGGCTGAAAATCTACTGGGCGCCGGTGATATGCTCTTTCTCCCCCCGGGTACGGCTAAATTGCAGCGTATTCACGGGGCCTATATATCCGAGGCGGAGATCATGCGGGTGGTTGACTTCCTGAAGGGGCAGAAGGAGCCGGCCTACGACGAAACGATATTGGAGGCGGGAGAAACGGAAGGGGAAATAGAAGACGGCGCCGACTACGATGAGAAATATGATGAGGCGGTGCAGTTGGTACTGGAGACCAGACAGGCCTCTATCTCCATGATCCAGCGACGTCTGCGGGTGGGTTATAACCGGGCGGCGCGCATGATTGAGACCATGGAAAAAGAAGGCATCGTTGGCCCGCCAGATGGGAGCAAGCCACGTGAGGTCCTTGTACATAATTTGGGTTAG
- a CDS encoding outer membrane lipoprotein carrier protein LolA, which translates to MYSSWFYRKTHGRRARLALVSLFVLALSAGEAFAKPLTVDNIVARLQERYNTIQCIEADFEQETRLTALNQRRLAEGRVYFKKPGCMRWDYLRPDKQEIVTDGKTVWIYITAEKRAYRFDAQAYLQSQLTMDFFLGRGDFKKDFVIVMAPESKKARGDFYILTLLPRYTHPQVSEIKLWIKKDTFLIDSILSKDHLSNTTLLHLKGQRINGPLDDHIFAFSPPKGTEVIDR; encoded by the coding sequence ATGTATTCCTCCTGGTTTTACAGGAAGACGCACGGCCGGAGGGCACGCCTGGCCCTTGTCTCGCTCTTTGTTCTGGCCCTTAGCGCCGGGGAGGCATTTGCGAAGCCCCTGACCGTTGATAACATAGTGGCCCGCTTACAGGAGCGCTATAACACCATTCAGTGTATAGAGGCTGATTTTGAACAGGAGACCAGGCTGACGGCCCTCAATCAGCGGCGTCTGGCGGAAGGCAGAGTTTACTTTAAAAAACCGGGGTGTATGCGATGGGATTACCTAAGACCTGATAAACAGGAGATAGTAACCGACGGAAAGACGGTGTGGATTTATATCACCGCAGAAAAACGTGCCTATAGGTTTGATGCCCAGGCGTACCTGCAATCGCAGCTAACCATGGATTTTTTTTTAGGGCGGGGGGATTTTAAGAAAGATTTTGTTATTGTTATGGCTCCGGAGAGTAAGAAGGCCCGGGGGGATTTTTATATCCTGACGCTCCTGCCGCGTTATACCCACCCGCAGGTGAGCGAGATAAAATTGTGGATTAAAAAAGATACATTCCTTATAGATAGCATACTCTCCAAAGACCATTTAAGCAATACTACTCTCCTTCATCTAAAAGGGCAGCGTATAAACGGCCCCCTGGATGACCATATTTTTGCCTTTTCCCCTCCAAAGGGGACAGAGGTTATAGATAGATAA
- the nadA gene encoding quinolinate synthase NadA: protein MSLEKLQAEVRGLLKEKNAILLAHNYQLPEIQDVADLTGDSLDLSVRAAKTDAKVIVFCGVRFMAETAAILCPDKTVILPRLDAGCEMADMIDADALRARRLSLPGVPVVTYVNSTAEVKAESDICCTSANAIKVVNSLTDADVVLMTPDQNLARYTQRHTGKKIIYWEGYCPIHENLGVEDVLKAKAEHPKALFLAHPECRPEIIDLADAVRSTTGMLAFVRESKAEEFVIGTEVGLLYPLQRQNPMKRFYPASDKMVCEYMKLTRLGDVIAALSELKNVVHVPEQVRIRAKKAVDRMLAVPRD from the coding sequence ATGTCTCTGGAAAAACTACAGGCGGAAGTCCGCGGACTCCTTAAAGAAAAAAACGCTATACTTCTGGCGCATAATTACCAGCTTCCTGAAATACAGGATGTTGCCGATCTGACCGGAGATTCTCTGGATCTGAGTGTTAGAGCGGCCAAGACCGACGCCAAAGTGATCGTCTTTTGTGGGGTGCGTTTCATGGCCGAGACCGCAGCTATCCTTTGTCCGGATAAGACTGTTATTTTGCCCCGGCTGGATGCGGGGTGTGAGATGGCGGACATGATCGATGCGGATGCGTTACGCGCCAGGAGGTTATCTCTTCCCGGGGTTCCGGTGGTTACTTATGTAAACTCCACGGCCGAGGTCAAGGCCGAGAGTGACATCTGCTGTACCTCGGCTAATGCCATAAAAGTAGTCAATTCTTTGACGGATGCCGACGTGGTCTTAATGACCCCGGATCAAAACCTGGCTCGATATACCCAGCGGCATACAGGCAAGAAGATAATATATTGGGAGGGGTACTGTCCGATACATGAAAATTTAGGCGTGGAGGATGTGTTGAAGGCTAAGGCAGAGCATCCGAAGGCATTATTTCTGGCCCATCCCGAGTGCCGTCCGGAGATTATTGACCTGGCTGATGCCGTACGCAGCACGACGGGCATGCTTGCTTTTGTGCGCGAGTCAAAGGCTGAAGAGTTCGTTATCGGCACCGAAGTTGGGCTTCTTTATCCGTTACAGAGACAAAATCCTATGAAGAGATTTTATCCGGCTTCGGATAAGATGGTCTGTGAATACATGAAGCTTACCCGTCTTGGGGATGTTATTGCTGCGCTTTCTGAGCTTAAGAATGTGGTTCACGTGCCGGAACAAGTTCGTATCCGGGCCAAAAAAGCAGTGGATCGAATGCTCGCGGTCCCAAGGGATTAA
- a CDS encoding P-loop NTPase yields MVQHKMWAIGGGKGGVGKSVLTLALSIWLAKLGRKVTVVDADLGGANLHILLGIRYPSVTLQDFISKKVDRLSDVLIDTPHENLKLICGADDMLSLANPKYTQKMRLLNQLNNLPTDFVILDLGAGTSYNVLDFFLYATGKIAVFTPQTTSLQNVYGFIKSSLLRRLSREFSQNEALSSLITRFTGGSGEEKISSMSELKHIVREVSEENYLRLCQITDSFDVKIVANMVKKDKDCEASKVVRTVTEKYLDIHLTDLGFVQYDPEIERSVNRMVPFLLDNSKSQAALSTYQMAYGILRESAAISAGNEGVCPGSLHPNPGSAVSLP; encoded by the coding sequence ATGGTGCAGCATAAAATGTGGGCTATAGGAGGAGGAAAGGGCGGGGTGGGCAAAAGCGTCCTGACTCTGGCCCTGAGCATCTGGCTGGCCAAACTGGGCAGGAAGGTAACAGTGGTTGACGCTGACCTGGGAGGGGCGAATCTCCACATTTTACTCGGCATACGTTATCCAAGCGTAACCCTCCAGGATTTTATCAGCAAGAAAGTGGATAGATTGAGTGACGTCCTCATCGATACGCCTCACGAAAATCTGAAACTGATCTGTGGGGCTGATGACATGCTGAGCCTTGCCAATCCTAAATATACACAGAAGATGAGACTGCTTAACCAGCTAAATAACCTGCCTACTGATTTTGTTATTCTTGATCTGGGGGCGGGTACTTCGTATAACGTCCTGGATTTCTTCCTTTATGCGACAGGAAAAATTGCTGTATTTACCCCCCAGACTACTTCTCTTCAGAACGTTTATGGTTTCATCAAAAGTAGCCTTCTAAGGCGGTTATCGCGGGAATTCTCCCAAAACGAAGCGCTTTCGTCCCTGATAACCAGGTTTACCGGCGGCTCCGGAGAGGAAAAGATAAGCTCCATGAGTGAGTTGAAACATATAGTCCGGGAGGTTAGCGAAGAAAACTACTTAAGACTTTGTCAGATAACAGACAGCTTCGATGTCAAGATCGTGGCTAATATGGTAAAAAAGGATAAAGACTGCGAGGCCTCTAAAGTAGTGCGGACGGTCACGGAAAAGTATCTGGATATCCATCTGACCGATCTTGGTTTTGTGCAATATGATCCGGAGATTGAGAGATCGGTAAACAGAATGGTTCCATTTCTTTTAGATAACAGTAAGAGCCAGGCGGCCTTATCAACATATCAAATGGCCTATGGAATTCTAAGGGAGAGTGCGGCAATATCTGCCGGGAACGAGGGTGTTTGTCCTGGTTCACTGCATCCAAACCCGGGCTCTGCCGTAAGCCTGCCTTAA
- a CDS encoding HDOD domain-containing protein produces the protein MQVDNIKDYVKVKKIREGVGAIDTLPTIPVTLEKIFSILEDENKSARDLENIIKYDQSLSAKIISVANSAFYGLRMQVTTISRAVVAIGFTEVKNLAMSVALMNFFKTKTRFPGFSVDGFWLHSIGVGIVSRMIARITANIDPESLFTCGIVHDIGRVALCAYFPEEFKAILDIKDRENCSMLEAEEKYGLKHTLMGRWLAEKWQFPEAFIQTVSCHHHPYEQKTFLPAAGIVQLADILTHRAGMGEEPDDSRTWPASLLKDLELTEDYVTGVEEGLYSLKDVIKETWGSLISV, from the coding sequence ATGCAAGTGGATAACATTAAGGATTATGTTAAGGTAAAAAAGATTCGCGAGGGTGTGGGGGCGATCGATACCCTGCCTACTATCCCGGTTACCCTTGAGAAGATTTTTTCCATCCTGGAGGATGAAAATAAGTCGGCGCGGGACCTGGAAAATATTATTAAATATGACCAGTCACTGAGCGCCAAGATCATCAGTGTGGCCAATTCGGCCTTTTATGGTCTGCGCATGCAGGTGACCACAATCAGCCGGGCGGTAGTAGCCATCGGATTTACCGAAGTTAAGAATCTGGCTATGAGTGTGGCCTTAATGAATTTTTTTAAGACCAAAACAAGGTTTCCGGGGTTTAGCGTGGATGGATTCTGGCTACATTCCATTGGAGTGGGCATTGTATCGCGCATGATTGCGCGTATTACCGCTAATATTGACCCCGAGTCTTTATTTACCTGCGGCATTGTGCATGATATAGGCAGGGTAGCGCTTTGTGCCTATTTCCCGGAGGAATTCAAGGCCATACTGGATATCAAAGACCGGGAAAATTGTTCCATGCTGGAAGCTGAAGAAAAATATGGACTTAAGCATACCCTTATGGGGCGATGGTTAGCGGAAAAGTGGCAGTTTCCGGAGGCTTTTATCCAGACTGTTTCCTGCCATCACCACCCGTATGAACAGAAGACCTTCCTCCCGGCTGCCGGTATAGTGCAGCTGGCGGACATTTTGACGCACCGGGCAGGCATGGGAGAGGAACCTGATGACAGCCGGACATGGCCCGCTTCGTTGCTTAAGGATCTGGAGTTAACCGAGGATTATGTTACAGGCGTAGAAGAAGGACTCTACTCCCTTAAGGATGTAATAAAAGAGACCTGGGGGTCGCTTATTTCCGTATAA
- a CDS encoding PilZ domain-containing protein, which produces MDPSERRREKRHEIYHPIRIFIVDPEWVRYGLPARYDGFVGNLSREGMCIYLQEGYNPLGIDDLLGRRIKIEINIPFVSQRFFLLGEVRWGTRAGQARHVVMLGMQFVEMTRFHLQNIEKYLTVDAKDHNMLWDLWDSLGISE; this is translated from the coding sequence GTGGATCCTTCCGAACGCCGTCGCGAGAAGCGTCACGAGATCTATCATCCGATAAGAATTTTTATAGTTGATCCTGAGTGGGTGCGGTATGGCCTTCCGGCCAGGTATGATGGGTTTGTCGGCAACCTGTCCAGGGAGGGCATGTGCATATATCTCCAGGAGGGTTATAATCCTTTGGGCATAGACGATCTCCTGGGAAGACGGATCAAGATAGAGATAAACATCCCCTTCGTGAGTCAGCGATTTTTTTTGCTGGGAGAAGTCCGGTGGGGGACACGTGCAGGACAGGCCAGGCATGTAGTCATGCTGGGCATGCAATTCGTAGAGATGACGCGGTTCCACTTACAGAACATAGAAAAATACCTGACAGTCGATGCCAAAGACCATAATATGCTCTGGGATCTCTGGGATAGTCTCGGGATTAGTGAATAG